ggcagcgattactgccttgattcttcttcggtatgacgctacaagcttggcacacctgtattttgggagtttatcccattcttttctgcagatcctctcaagctctgtcaggttgaatggggagcgtagctgcagagctattttcaggtctctccagagcggtttgatcgggtttaagtcatgtcctgtcccagtctgaggtccatgcttcaccatagggatggtgccaggtttcctccagatgtaatgcttggcattctggccaaagagttcaatcttggcttcatcagaccagagaatcttgttcctcatggtctgagagtctttaggtaccttttggcaaactccaagtgggctgacATGTGCCtattactgaagagtggcttccgtcttgccactctaccataaaggcctgatcggtggagtgctgcagaaatggttgtccttctggaaggttctcccatctccacagaggaactgtccaatcaattgaatttatcacaggtggactccaatcaagttgtagaaacatctcaaggatgatccatggaaacaggatgtacctgagctcaacttcgagtctcatagcaaagggtctgaatacttttgtaaataaggtatttctgttctttagtttttatttatttgcaaacatttctaacctgtttttgctttgtcattatggggtattgtgtgtagattgctgatgattttttatttatttaatacattttagaataaggctgtaacataaacaaaatgtgggaaaagtatatacagtgcattcagaaagtattcagaccccttcccttttcccacacttttttacattacagtcttattctaagaagtattaatatttttttgttcatcatccatctacacaaaatatcccataatgacaaagataaaactggtttttagaaatgtttgcaaaaaataaaaataaaaagtacagaaataccttatttacagtatTTGGACCCTTTgatttgagactcgaaattgagctcaggtgcatcctgtttccattgatcatccttgagatgtttctacaacttgattggagtccacctgtggtaaatttaattgattggacatgatttggaaaggcacacacctgtccatataaggtcccacagttgacagtgcatgtcagagcgaaaaccaagccatgaggttgaaggaaccatttctgcagcactccaccaatcaggcctttatggtagagtggccagaatgaagccactccacagtaaaaggcacatgacagcccacttggagtttgcctaaaggcacctaaagactctcagaccatgagaaacaatattctctggtctgatgaaacagagattgaactctttggcctgaatgccaaagtcacatctggaggaaacctcacACAATCACTACGGTGAAGGGCGATGGTTGACTTTCCAACAGGAAAACAACtttaagcacatagccaagacaacgcaggagtggcttcgggacaagtctctgaatgtctttgagtggcccagccagagcccagacttgaacccgatcgaacatctctggagagacctgaaaatagctatgcagtgactctccccatccaacctgacagagcttgagaggatctgcagagaagaacaggtgtgccaagcttgtaacgtcatacccaagaagactcgaggctgtaatcactgccaaaggtgcttcaacaaagtactgagaaaagggtctgaatagttatgtaaatgtgatatatatgtatatattttttttaaacctgtttttgctttgtcattatgaggtattgtgtgtagattgatgaggggggaaaaaacaatttcatacattttagaacaaggctgtaacgtaacaaaatgtgaaaaaaagtaaAGGGgcttgaatactttccgaatgcaatgtgtATATATACCACACACAGTATATGTAATTTACAAAGAAAATATCACATTTGTCTTTTCAAATCATTTTCCAAAAGCAAATGTAACAATAACTCAAAATTAGAGTTCTCATAATAAAACAATTATACAAAATCTAAGCACTTACGCATCAAAGCATCGACCCTTAACTCTCCTAACCATAGACTGGGATAACATTGGGTTATGGGAACAGTAACTTACATGAGTGGGGTCCAGTGGGGTCTACCAGTGAGGAGGCACATAGCTATACCCAGGCGTCCCCTGGGGCCGGTACGTTGGCAGGGTGACCGGATGCCCACCGATGTGCTGAGTGGCATGCTGAGGCGTGGTCAGCAGAGTacctgggcagagagggtcaaTCAGACATACAGAGGTCACCATGGGAACATGGGCAGATAGTTGTCATCATTAAGGAAACACGCTGGTTGCCGAATATTGTTATAAATTTGTTATAAACACAGAGCCTTCACTCCAAACAGAAACATGACTGCAAATAATAGTGAGAACAATTTTTTTGAGTTGTTTATAGAGTTGAAAATTCAAGTacctttcccaaaattcccaggttttccagaaatcttgGTTGTAGGATTTCCTAGTTATTACCTCCTGATTCCACAAATATTCCAATTGGGATTTCTAAAAAATctgggaattttgcaaccctagtagtTGAGTGTTGACTTCTTACCAGCAGACATGGCCATGGTTGTGCCGGCTACCATGCCCATGGCCATATGGCCGTTGGAGCGGGGTTGTTGGACGGGGGCAGGGTAGAGGGCAGAGGGGATGCTGTTGGGCTGCACCACTGTTGTGTGGTGGATAACGTGAGGCTGAGCCGCATACATCGGCTGTGTGTAGTACGCAccctgagagaaagagaagagaagataGAAGTGGTTTTTGGAATATTGCCTTGGCAATATTCAATATTGAAGAATgtatgtcatgccaataaagcatctTGAACTGATctgaggtagggagagagggagcgaggggagagagagaaggaaagggagggagataATACAATAAAGGAGCGAAAGAGTGCAAGCGAGAgggtgggcagagagagaggatagggaggaagagaaagaagtgAGAGAAAAGGAACAAAAGGAAAATTGGCCTTTCTTACTTTTATAGCACAGATAATTTTACTCAGCAAGCTAGCTGTCTACTAACAATCCAAAAACAAGTACAGGGAGCTAATCAATCACGTCTTATAGAGGCAGGTAGGCGATATTAACAGACAAACAACCCCAGTGAGTAGAGCCCATGTCAGGTCCTTACCTGAGCGTAGAGGTTCTGTTGGGGATAGGCACTTCTGATTGGGTACATGGCCGTCTGGTAGGGGTTAGGGGATGGGGAGTAGGGAGGGGGCGCCCCATTGGACTGGCCAGGGGGCACCTTGTAGGGTGTCCCAGCAGTGTATCCTAGAtgtgagagaaagcgagagaggggggggggggggggggggtcaaagaatgtggagaaaaaaacatgaataagagagagataaggaggggGAAGGGAAAGATTCAGAAGGAGAAAGCgaggggcagaaagagagagggggagaaaagatgGGGTGAGAGACCTAGTTTCACTTTTCAGATAATTTGTCATTCTCTTGAGATTCAGTGTCTCATTGAAGGAGCAGAACAGTGAGGGCACTCGTCTCACTGACTAAATAACATGAAAACATTCTGCCTGCTCCAAAGCACTGGTTGGGCAACTTTTTTGGTTGTGATTACGTACTGTTTTGTGATTACGTACTGTTTTGTGATATACGATGGTAATGCCCTATATTGGCCAACGTAatcatatatatttattttaaataaatgaaaTCTGTTAAGAAAAAAATTGCGCGAAAACGCATGCTACAACTTTTTTTTGAAGTGGCAACTTTAGGACATGGAACTCCGTTAGATTCATTCATTGTTTGATCTGGAGAAAGCCATGGATGCATAAAACGCTGAAGTGTAGTGTAGCCTTGCCCAAATTCATATAAATAGCCTAtcgaatggagagagaagggaattTAGGCCTATCCTACGTTTATTAAAAGAGCTAGACACAAGATAGTTTAAGATGTTAGTTAAGgtattttctgcatatgcattGTTCTTTCGAAGGCCAAACCAACCacctgtaacttattttgtacattgttgctgctaccgtctcttatgaccgaaaagagcttctggacatcagaacagcgatttacACTGACCTCGAATTGGACGaataatttttctttaatgagtcggacgggaaggataTACTTCAAACACCCAAAAAgaccctcatccccgtcattcgctggaGAAAAACTGAGATTTCGTGGAAAGAGATTgtggtgccttgtgaggatcaggcgacgagtggctaagcTGCCTTTGCATTCAGTACtgttagctaacgttcaatcgctggaaaataaatgggacgaactgaaagcacgtatatcctaccagcgggacattaaaaaccgtaatatcttatgtttcacagagtcgtggct
The sequence above is a segment of the Salvelinus alpinus chromosome 1, SLU_Salpinus.1, whole genome shotgun sequence genome. Coding sequences within it:
- the LOC139549437 gene encoding protein FAM168A-like isoform X1; the protein is MAGGHPTDQFSFLYQPESAQNLKSKGRLSSNMNPVYSPVQPGTPYGNPKNIAYAGYPAGYPQAPTYTPNLYQTGSPGYPQVLLVKQGWPQASGAAGALEGSYDLAMDAGSEGRQYQASAAAFRYTAGTPYKVPPGQSNGAPPPYSPSPNPYQTAMYPIRSAYPQQNLYAQGAYYTQPMYAAQPHVIHHTTVVQPNSIPSALYPAPVQQPRSNGHMAMGMVAGTTMAMSAGTLLTTPQHATQHIGGHPVTLPTYRPQGTPGYSYVPPHW
- the LOC139549437 gene encoding protein FAM168A-like isoform X2, whose product is MNPVYSPVQPGTPYGNPKNIAYAGYPAGYPQAPTYTPNLYQTGSPGYPQVLLVKQGWPQASGAAGALEGSYDLAMDAGSEGRQYQASAAAFRYTAGTPYKVPPGQSNGAPPPYSPSPNPYQTAMYPIRSAYPQQNLYAQGAYYTQPMYAAQPHVIHHTTVVQPNSIPSALYPAPVQQPRSNGHMAMGMVAGTTMAMSAGTLLTTPQHATQHIGGHPVTLPTYRPQGTPGYSYVPPHW
- the LOC139549437 gene encoding protein FAM168A-like isoform X3 codes for the protein MAGGHPTDQFSFLYQPESAQNLKSKGRLSSNMNPVYSPVQPGTPYGNPKNIAYAGYPAGYPQAPTYTPNLYQTGSPGYPQGYTAGTPYKVPPGQSNGAPPPYSPSPNPYQTAMYPIRSAYPQQNLYAQGAYYTQPMYAAQPHVIHHTTVVQPNSIPSALYPAPVQQPRSNGHMAMGMVAGTTMAMSAGTLLTTPQHATQHIGGHPVTLPTYRPQGTPGYSYVPPHW